From the Lolium rigidum isolate FL_2022 chromosome 2, APGP_CSIRO_Lrig_0.1, whole genome shotgun sequence genome, one window contains:
- the LOC124692814 gene encoding nucleolar and coiled-body phosphoprotein 1-like isoform X1 has translation MEQDIPAFKPQWLMQGQVTATGAASLWAAASSRKDSQVKSSTSRNRSSGHNRDQSSRQSSSRRSSVSSGPRRLDRDETGKTRGYANFGRNKDKERDKDFDSRDRESRSVPAERDGFQSFSSCRPERDRLNRARSKADTSSKGVVSLNNGSTSRSNTAGVVFEREFPQLSSEDKNGKQDISRVPSPGITTPIQSLPPFTPSDGWTSKLVGAPVSVEPKKNLVASSVPQAAPSKKPEVALNSGTGLSMAETVMQAPQRISFGPQLSIDAQKIEERTLRQNTLRPMTSTTSKSSTFQVTISSKRKGTRNGDLAGPSKAIQQSLALPANGSVRAPVKTKLSLSGSLKILSREQNGTTQTPKDSPSNPVSPPAHVASVELHKPPVSQKPKVSTHDPPLMQSPSGLVPRLKFFESLRTKSNGSSSAVESSCEPSPSSVVDTKHDSCPNSGMKCTGNGNCFCEETNSSEGSQRHLSDNEENNSSFESADIAAVGSQQLLVENVESDSSSELADTGDEGFQVSISDNAEGSSSSALADSDDGYKNSQSGNEEASSSSEATEPEDEEYAADAIFTAEDLDFMISLGWSKDEEVQPLGAEEIADYVRRHKGLEQRLLSMEANANIKIILLLCGQS, from the exons ATGGAGCAGGACATTCCCGCCTTCAAGCCGCAATGGCTCATGCAGGGCCAGGTCACGGCCACGGGCGCCGCTAGCCTCTGGGCTGCAGCTTCCTCGCGCAAAG ATTCTCAAGTTAAGAGTAGTACGTCAAGAAATCGTTCATCTGGGCACAATCGTGACCAGAGTTCCCGGCAGTCTTCATCACGGAGGAGTTCAGTCTCAAGTGGGCCCCGTCGGCTTGACCGGGATGAAACAGGGAAGACAAGGGGCTATGCAAACTTTGGAAGGAACAAGGATAAAGAACGGGACAAGGATTTTGATTCCCGTGATAGGGAGAGTAGGTCTGTTCCAGCAGAACGTGATGGTTTTCAGTCATTTAGCTCATGTAGACCTGAAAGGGATAGGTTAAATCGTGCTCGCTCGAAGGCAGACACATCAAGTAAGGGAGTAGTTAGTCTAAATAATGGTAGTACATCTAGAAGCAATACTGCTGGTGTCGTCTTTGAGCGAGAATTCCCACAGCTTAGTTCGGAGGACAAGAATGGAAAGCAAGACATAAGCAGAGTCCCATCCCCTGGTATCACCACCCCAATTCAGAGCCTGCCTCCGTTTACTCCATCTGATGGCTGGACTTCGAAGCTAGTGGGTGCTCCTGTATCAGTTGAGCCAAAGAAAAATCTCGTTGCCTCTTCTGTACCACAAGCTGCTCCTAGTAAAAAGCCTGAAGTAGCACTGAACAGTGGAACTGGATTAAGCATGGCGGAGACTGTAATGCAAGCTCCTCAGAGAATTTCCTTTGGACCTCAG CTGTCAATTGATGCTCAGAAGATTGAAGAAAGAACTTTGAGACAAAACACCCTAAGACCTATGACATCTACAACAAGCAAATCTTCT ACTTTCCAGGTAACAATTTCTTCCAAAAGAAAAGGAACAAGGAATGGAGATCTTGCTGGTCCTAGTAAGGCCATACAACAATCATTAGCACTGCCTGCCAATGGTTCTGTTCGAGCTCCAGTCAAAACAAAGCTTTCTCTTTCAGGAAGCCTTAAAATCCTCAGTAGAGAGCAGAATGGTACCACACAGACTCCTAAAGACTCTCCTAGTAATCCTGTGAGTCCTCCAGCTCATGTAGCTTCAGTGGAACTACATAAGCCACCTGTCAGCCAAAAGCCTAAGGTTTCGACACATGATCCTCCTCTAATGCAAAGTCCATCTGGTTTAGTTCCAAGACTTAAATTCTTCGAGTCGTTGCGAACCAAGTCTAATGGTTCAAGTTCAGCTGTTGAGTCAAGTTGTGAACCATCTCCATCCAGTGTAGTTGACACGAAACATGATTCTTGTCCTAATTCTGGAATGAAATGCACGGGGAATGGGAACTGTTTCTGTGAAGAAACAAATTCTTCTGAGGGATCTCAGCGACACCTCTCTGACAATGAGGAGAACAATTCTTCCTTTGAATCTGCAGACATTGCAGCTGTGGGATCTCAGCAGCTTCTAGTTGAAAACGTGGAGTCTGACTCCTCATCTGAGCTTGCCGACACAGGAGATGAAGGATTTCAGGTTTCCATCTCAGACAATGCAGAAGGTAGTTCCTCCTCAGCACTTGCAGATTCAGATGATGGGTACAAGAATTCCCAGTCTGGCAATGAGGAAGCTAGTTCATCGTCAGAGGCTACTGAACCCGAAGATGAGGAGTATGCAGCTGATGCCATATTTACTGCAGAGGATTTGGATTTCATGATATCACTTGGCTGGAGTAAAGATGAAGAAGTGCAGCCTTTGGGTGCGGAAGAAATTGCTGATTAT GTGAGACGCCATAAGGGGCTGGAGCAGAGGCTTTTGTCCATGGAAGCCAACGCCAACATAAAGATAATTCTCCTTCTTTGCGGGCAGAGCTAA
- the LOC124692814 gene encoding nucleolar and coiled-body phosphoprotein 1-like isoform X2, with product MEQDIPAFKPQWLMQGQVTATGAASLWAAASSRKDSQVKSSTSRNRSSGHNRDQSSRQSSSRRSSVSSGPRRLDRDETGKTRGYANFGRNKDKERDKDFDSRDRESRSVPAERDGFQSFSSCRPERDRLNRARSKADTSSKGVVSLNNGSTSRSNTAGVVFEREFPQLSSEDKNGKQDISRVPSPGITTPIQSLPPFTPSDGWTSKLVGAPVSVEPKKNLVASSVPQAAPSKKPEVALNSGTGLSMAETVMQAPQRISFGPQLSIDAQKIEERTLRQNTLRPMTSTTSKSSVTISSKRKGTRNGDLAGPSKAIQQSLALPANGSVRAPVKTKLSLSGSLKILSREQNGTTQTPKDSPSNPVSPPAHVASVELHKPPVSQKPKVSTHDPPLMQSPSGLVPRLKFFESLRTKSNGSSSAVESSCEPSPSSVVDTKHDSCPNSGMKCTGNGNCFCEETNSSEGSQRHLSDNEENNSSFESADIAAVGSQQLLVENVESDSSSELADTGDEGFQVSISDNAEGSSSSALADSDDGYKNSQSGNEEASSSSEATEPEDEEYAADAIFTAEDLDFMISLGWSKDEEVQPLGAEEIADYVRRHKGLEQRLLSMEANANIKIILLLCGQS from the exons ATGGAGCAGGACATTCCCGCCTTCAAGCCGCAATGGCTCATGCAGGGCCAGGTCACGGCCACGGGCGCCGCTAGCCTCTGGGCTGCAGCTTCCTCGCGCAAAG ATTCTCAAGTTAAGAGTAGTACGTCAAGAAATCGTTCATCTGGGCACAATCGTGACCAGAGTTCCCGGCAGTCTTCATCACGGAGGAGTTCAGTCTCAAGTGGGCCCCGTCGGCTTGACCGGGATGAAACAGGGAAGACAAGGGGCTATGCAAACTTTGGAAGGAACAAGGATAAAGAACGGGACAAGGATTTTGATTCCCGTGATAGGGAGAGTAGGTCTGTTCCAGCAGAACGTGATGGTTTTCAGTCATTTAGCTCATGTAGACCTGAAAGGGATAGGTTAAATCGTGCTCGCTCGAAGGCAGACACATCAAGTAAGGGAGTAGTTAGTCTAAATAATGGTAGTACATCTAGAAGCAATACTGCTGGTGTCGTCTTTGAGCGAGAATTCCCACAGCTTAGTTCGGAGGACAAGAATGGAAAGCAAGACATAAGCAGAGTCCCATCCCCTGGTATCACCACCCCAATTCAGAGCCTGCCTCCGTTTACTCCATCTGATGGCTGGACTTCGAAGCTAGTGGGTGCTCCTGTATCAGTTGAGCCAAAGAAAAATCTCGTTGCCTCTTCTGTACCACAAGCTGCTCCTAGTAAAAAGCCTGAAGTAGCACTGAACAGTGGAACTGGATTAAGCATGGCGGAGACTGTAATGCAAGCTCCTCAGAGAATTTCCTTTGGACCTCAG CTGTCAATTGATGCTCAGAAGATTGAAGAAAGAACTTTGAGACAAAACACCCTAAGACCTATGACATCTACAACAAGCAAATCTTCT GTAACAATTTCTTCCAAAAGAAAAGGAACAAGGAATGGAGATCTTGCTGGTCCTAGTAAGGCCATACAACAATCATTAGCACTGCCTGCCAATGGTTCTGTTCGAGCTCCAGTCAAAACAAAGCTTTCTCTTTCAGGAAGCCTTAAAATCCTCAGTAGAGAGCAGAATGGTACCACACAGACTCCTAAAGACTCTCCTAGTAATCCTGTGAGTCCTCCAGCTCATGTAGCTTCAGTGGAACTACATAAGCCACCTGTCAGCCAAAAGCCTAAGGTTTCGACACATGATCCTCCTCTAATGCAAAGTCCATCTGGTTTAGTTCCAAGACTTAAATTCTTCGAGTCGTTGCGAACCAAGTCTAATGGTTCAAGTTCAGCTGTTGAGTCAAGTTGTGAACCATCTCCATCCAGTGTAGTTGACACGAAACATGATTCTTGTCCTAATTCTGGAATGAAATGCACGGGGAATGGGAACTGTTTCTGTGAAGAAACAAATTCTTCTGAGGGATCTCAGCGACACCTCTCTGACAATGAGGAGAACAATTCTTCCTTTGAATCTGCAGACATTGCAGCTGTGGGATCTCAGCAGCTTCTAGTTGAAAACGTGGAGTCTGACTCCTCATCTGAGCTTGCCGACACAGGAGATGAAGGATTTCAGGTTTCCATCTCAGACAATGCAGAAGGTAGTTCCTCCTCAGCACTTGCAGATTCAGATGATGGGTACAAGAATTCCCAGTCTGGCAATGAGGAAGCTAGTTCATCGTCAGAGGCTACTGAACCCGAAGATGAGGAGTATGCAGCTGATGCCATATTTACTGCAGAGGATTTGGATTTCATGATATCACTTGGCTGGAGTAAAGATGAAGAAGTGCAGCCTTTGGGTGCGGAAGAAATTGCTGATTAT GTGAGACGCCATAAGGGGCTGGAGCAGAGGCTTTTGTCCATGGAAGCCAACGCCAACATAAAGATAATTCTCCTTCTTTGCGGGCAGAGCTAA